A single window of Synechococcus sp. CBW1004 DNA harbors:
- a CDS encoding PolC-type DNA polymerase III, translating to MPVSPIPIPPVPRPLPELLPPGASGFAVVDLETTGTGQLCRIVEIALLLLSPEGELQQEWTTLINPGVPIPNAAVHGIDDALASTAPAFSDVAPELAGLLDGRVVVAHNLDRGCLPGQIRGPILRHHFWAAGSYHPELVVDLGDGIDTMPAPFLSLGKLCAARGITLTGEDAHTALGDTRALAALLRHGLPHLHPSRAAARVAGSASAARPASLRPRPSGLPQPAPPSHDWLPTTVTIPSTGGTIAFLGEDAHGWDFKVQKALEHAISLGLTPVPLDPAALADLMAVSSVFIDRPLMRRLRNAGTSVVESKAFLEAQSGQVLPGQRWGER from the coding sequence ATGCCAGTCAGCCCCATCCCCATTCCGCCCGTACCAAGGCCCCTCCCGGAGCTGCTGCCTCCAGGGGCCAGTGGCTTCGCGGTGGTGGATCTGGAGACCACCGGCACCGGCCAGCTCTGCCGCATCGTGGAGATCGCCCTGCTGCTGCTCTCGCCCGAGGGAGAGCTTCAGCAGGAGTGGACGACGCTGATCAATCCTGGGGTCCCCATCCCCAATGCCGCCGTGCACGGCATCGATGACGCCCTGGCATCCACTGCACCGGCCTTCTCGGACGTGGCACCTGAGCTGGCGGGCCTGCTTGATGGCCGCGTGGTTGTGGCCCACAACCTCGATCGCGGCTGTTTGCCTGGGCAAATCCGTGGGCCGATCCTGCGGCACCACTTCTGGGCGGCCGGCAGCTACCACCCTGAGCTGGTGGTGGATCTGGGCGACGGCATCGACACGATGCCCGCCCCCTTCCTGAGCCTGGGGAAGCTCTGCGCCGCCCGCGGCATCACCCTGACCGGCGAGGACGCCCACACCGCCCTTGGCGACACCCGTGCCCTGGCGGCACTACTGCGGCACGGTCTGCCCCATCTGCATCCATCCCGCGCTGCTGCACGGGTGGCTGGCTCGGCCTCCGCTGCCCGACCTGCTTCCCTGCGGCCGCGACCCTCAGGGCTGCCCCAGCCGGCCCCGCCCAGCCACGACTGGTTGCCCACAACCGTGACCATTCCCTCTACCGGGGGAACCATCGCCTTCCTCGGCGAGGACGCCCACGGCTGGGACTTCAAGGTGCAGAAGGCTCTGGAGCACGCCATCAGCCTCGGGCTCACTCCCGTCCCCTTGGACCCAGCAGCCCTGGCTGATCTGATGGCCGTCAGCAGCGTGTTCATCGACAGACCGTTGATGCGCCGCCTGCGCAACGCCGGCACCTCGGTGGTGGAGAGCAAGGCATTTCTGGAGGCTCAGAGCGGGCAGGTGCTGCCGGGGCAGCGGTGGGGGGAGCGTTGA
- the ppk2 gene encoding polyphosphate kinase 2 yields MSHSDDATPTGAPAGPLQGRPDSGSLPPHATLKKEKKKDKKKKHKKHARRLLNPCSVQHDRYHPSPILDDLEGYVDNGCGKLDRKFYEKELARLQVELVKMQYWIKHVGYRLILVFEGRDAAGKGGTIKRLTEPLNPRGCNVVALGTPSDQQKTQWYFQRYVEHFPSAGEIVVFDRSWYNRAGVEKVMGFCAEAQVKEFMLSCPEFERMLVRSGITLIKYWFSVSDEEQEARFRSRLEDPARRWKLSPMDLESRDRWVEFSKAKDEMFAHTNIPEAPWFTVEADDKRRARLNCIRHVLSKVPYEDMTPEAIELPPRKGGGDYQRPPLNEQFFVPNHYG; encoded by the coding sequence ATGAGCCATTCCGACGACGCGACGCCCACTGGAGCTCCGGCCGGCCCACTGCAGGGCCGGCCGGACAGCGGGTCGCTGCCACCGCACGCCACGCTGAAGAAAGAGAAGAAGAAAGACAAGAAGAAAAAGCACAAGAAACACGCTCGCCGACTGCTCAATCCCTGCAGCGTGCAACACGACCGCTATCACCCCTCTCCGATCCTGGATGATCTCGAGGGCTATGTCGACAACGGCTGCGGCAAGCTGGATCGCAAGTTCTACGAAAAGGAGCTGGCCCGCCTGCAGGTGGAGCTGGTGAAGATGCAGTACTGGATCAAGCATGTCGGTTACCGCCTGATCCTGGTGTTCGAGGGCCGCGACGCCGCGGGGAAGGGCGGCACGATCAAACGCCTCACCGAACCACTCAATCCCCGCGGCTGCAACGTGGTCGCCCTCGGCACCCCCTCCGACCAGCAGAAGACGCAGTGGTACTTCCAGCGCTACGTGGAGCACTTCCCCTCCGCCGGGGAGATCGTGGTGTTCGATCGCAGCTGGTACAACCGCGCCGGTGTCGAAAAGGTGATGGGCTTCTGCGCAGAGGCACAGGTGAAGGAGTTCATGCTCTCCTGCCCTGAATTCGAGCGGATGCTGGTGCGCAGCGGCATCACCCTGATCAAGTACTGGTTCTCGGTGAGCGACGAGGAGCAGGAGGCCCGTTTCCGCTCACGCCTGGAGGATCCGGCCCGCCGCTGGAAGCTCAGCCCGATGGATCTCGAATCGCGCGATCGCTGGGTGGAGTTCTCCAAGGCCAAGGATGAGATGTTCGCCCACACCAACATCCCGGAGGCGCCCTGGTTCACGGTGGAGGCGGATGACAAGCGCCGCGCCCGTCTCAACTGCATCCGCCACGTCCTCAGCAAGGTGCCCTACGAGGACATGACCCCGGAGGCGATCGAGCTGCCGCCCCGCAAGGGCGGGGGCGACTACCAGCGCCCGCCCCTCAACGAGCAGTTCTTCGTGCCCAACCACTACGGCTGA
- a CDS encoding DEAD/DEAH box helicase — protein sequence MPEAVLAPGARIECRSAEWLVRSVGKTSDHQQVVDVVGISPFLREKEARFLVEVERAAGSFKVLQPEDTALVSDPSPRYRDSLLFLEAHLRRSVPTDNALVVGHRAAMDALPYQLEPAAKALAMPRQRLLIADAVGLGKTLECGILCSEMIRRGRGRRLLVVTTKSMLVQFQKEFWTRFSIPLVRLDSVGIQRIREQIPTNQNPFHYYDKAIVSVDTLKNDRDYRFYLDNASWDIIVIDECQNVAERARGAQKSQRARLAERLATRSETLLLLSATPHDGKPESFASLMNMLDPTAIADPSRYSKDDIKDLYVRRFRKDVIADLRSSVKERDSADVECAASEREERVFARLKDLTLPDSDARAKAGQLFKTTLAKSLLSSPMAALETVRNRLKRLDAAAAAGSPADADRAALQELEPLLAAIGPADFSKYQRLLQLIRTDWKWDGNNPRDRIVLFTGRRETQRFLIEHLACDLGLPKGAVVGLDGAMPDVDQTRVVEQFAQEKEAVRILVATEVASEGLNLHYLSHRLVHVDIPWSLMTLQQRNGRIDRYGQPQQPQIRYLLSCSRAEGMGDAEKVLRLLKRKDEQAQQNIGDPAVFLGVYDAVGEEEEISRAFESGTVDALEQRMEANARPYLEQGSGDSLFEELFGSDPSGDGGPTAGADASSPTPLQVQQRQPFSLFPSLWSYVDTALEGVAELMERRGEKLDVRLFPEQQRLEITPPNDLQRRYDRYPRELQPARGQRLALSTEVAALQRALEQSRRQDSSRPELEYLWDLHPLVDWLADRGQITFPRHCAPVLQLSDGLDPGEVVMVFQGTIPNQKGVPVVQEWVAVRFAGSGLKVAGVEPFEAVAERLQLGRRPYANPDAAVPTHLAQQLPTAVEQAHAYLRSCGDRWTARMQPELEAQRERLKRLRGRQEEQLQLSFAADQRPLQIKEKRRLARQKAIDGRFDDHERFVAEVMTIEPAPYLKVVAVLHREAA from the coding sequence GTGCCTGAAGCCGTCCTCGCCCCTGGAGCCCGCATCGAGTGCCGCAGCGCCGAATGGCTGGTGCGCAGCGTGGGCAAAACTTCGGACCATCAGCAGGTCGTGGACGTGGTGGGCATCTCGCCGTTCCTGCGCGAGAAGGAGGCCCGCTTCCTGGTGGAGGTGGAGCGGGCTGCCGGCAGCTTCAAGGTGCTGCAGCCGGAGGACACGGCCCTGGTGAGCGACCCATCCCCCCGGTACCGCGACAGCCTGCTGTTCCTTGAGGCGCATCTGCGCCGCTCGGTGCCTACGGACAACGCCCTGGTGGTGGGGCATCGCGCCGCCATGGATGCTCTTCCCTACCAGCTGGAGCCAGCGGCCAAGGCGCTGGCCATGCCCCGGCAGCGGCTGCTGATCGCCGATGCGGTGGGCCTGGGCAAAACGCTGGAATGCGGCATCCTTTGCAGCGAAATGATCAGGCGCGGGCGTGGCCGGCGGCTGCTGGTGGTGACCACCAAGAGCATGCTGGTGCAGTTCCAGAAGGAGTTCTGGACACGCTTCTCGATCCCGCTGGTGCGTCTGGATTCGGTGGGGATCCAGCGGATCCGCGAGCAGATCCCCACCAACCAGAACCCATTCCATTACTACGACAAGGCGATCGTCTCGGTCGACACGCTCAAGAACGATCGCGATTACCGCTTCTATCTCGACAACGCCAGCTGGGACATCATCGTGATCGATGAGTGCCAGAACGTGGCCGAAAGGGCCCGTGGCGCCCAGAAGAGCCAACGAGCTCGGCTGGCGGAGCGGCTGGCCACCCGATCGGAGACATTGCTTCTTCTCTCGGCGACACCGCACGACGGCAAGCCCGAGAGCTTCGCCAGCCTGATGAACATGCTCGATCCCACGGCGATCGCCGATCCGAGCCGGTACAGCAAAGACGACATCAAGGATCTCTATGTGCGGCGCTTCCGCAAGGACGTGATCGCTGATCTGCGCAGCAGCGTGAAGGAGCGCGACAGCGCCGATGTGGAGTGTGCGGCCAGTGAGCGGGAGGAACGGGTGTTCGCGCGGCTGAAAGACCTCACGCTCCCCGACAGCGACGCCAGGGCCAAGGCGGGCCAGTTGTTCAAGACCACCTTGGCCAAAAGCCTGCTCTCCAGCCCGATGGCGGCACTGGAAACCGTGCGCAACCGGCTGAAACGGCTGGATGCTGCCGCAGCAGCGGGCAGTCCGGCCGATGCCGACCGCGCCGCCCTGCAGGAGCTGGAGCCCTTACTGGCTGCCATCGGCCCTGCCGACTTCTCCAAATACCAGCGGCTCCTCCAGCTGATCCGTACGGATTGGAAATGGGACGGCAACAACCCAAGGGACCGGATCGTGCTGTTCACCGGCCGGCGTGAAACCCAGCGCTTCCTCATAGAGCACCTGGCCTGCGACCTGGGCCTGCCCAAGGGCGCCGTGGTGGGCCTCGATGGCGCCATGCCCGATGTGGACCAGACGCGGGTGGTGGAGCAGTTCGCCCAGGAGAAGGAGGCGGTGCGCATCCTGGTGGCCACCGAGGTGGCATCAGAAGGCCTGAACCTGCACTACCTCAGCCACCGTTTGGTGCATGTCGACATCCCCTGGTCGCTGATGACGCTGCAGCAGCGCAACGGCCGGATCGACCGCTATGGCCAGCCGCAGCAACCCCAGATCCGCTACCTGCTCAGTTGCTCCCGCGCCGAAGGCATGGGCGATGCCGAGAAGGTGCTGCGGCTGCTCAAGCGCAAGGACGAGCAGGCCCAGCAGAACATCGGCGACCCCGCGGTGTTCCTCGGCGTCTACGACGCTGTTGGCGAGGAGGAGGAGATCAGCCGGGCGTTTGAGAGCGGCACGGTGGACGCGCTGGAGCAGCGCATGGAGGCCAACGCCCGCCCCTATCTGGAGCAGGGCAGTGGGGACAGTCTGTTTGAGGAACTGTTCGGCAGCGACCCATCAGGCGATGGCGGCCCCACCGCCGGAGCCGACGCCTCTTCTCCGACGCCCCTGCAGGTGCAACAGCGTCAGCCGTTCAGCCTGTTCCCCAGCCTCTGGAGCTACGTCGACACGGCCCTGGAAGGGGTGGCCGAGCTGATGGAGCGCCGTGGCGAGAAGCTGGATGTGCGGCTCTTCCCCGAGCAGCAGCGCCTGGAGATCACGCCGCCGAACGATCTCCAGCGTCGCTACGACCGCTACCCGCGCGAGCTGCAGCCAGCGCGGGGTCAGCGTCTGGCGCTCTCCACCGAAGTTGCCGCGCTGCAGCGGGCGCTGGAGCAGAGCCGAAGGCAGGACAGCAGCCGCCCAGAACTGGAATACCTCTGGGATCTGCATCCGCTGGTGGACTGGCTGGCGGATCGCGGCCAGATCACCTTCCCGCGGCACTGCGCACCGGTGCTGCAGCTCAGCGACGGCCTGGATCCCGGTGAGGTGGTGATGGTGTTTCAGGGCACGATCCCCAACCAGAAGGGGGTGCCGGTGGTGCAGGAGTGGGTCGCCGTGCGCTTCGCCGGCAGCGGCCTGAAGGTGGCAGGGGTGGAGCCGTTTGAGGCGGTGGCCGAGCGGTTGCAGCTGGGTCGGAGGCCCTACGCCAATCCCGATGCGGCGGTACCCACGCACCTGGCCCAGCAGCTGCCCACGGCGGTGGAGCAGGCTCATGCCTACCTGCGGTCGTGCGGTGACCGCTGGACCGCCCGCATGCAACCGGAGCTGGAGGCCCAGCGCGAGCGCCTGAAGCGATTGCGAGGCCGGCAGGAGGAGCAGCTGCAGCTGAGCTTCGCGGCCGACCAGCGGCCGCTGCAGATCAAGGAGAAGCGGCGGTTGGCCCGGCAGAAGGCGATCGACGGGCGCTTCGACGACCACGAACGCTTCGTGGCCGAGGTGATGACGATCGAACCCGCCCCCTACCTGAAGGTGGTGGCGGTGCTGCACCGGGAGGCTGCCTGA
- a CDS encoding helix-turn-helix domain-containing protein, which produces MSPTPPATLSDWLPTPQAAQLLGISHSTLKRYASRDRLLEEGTHFRRGPHANTPLLWHVPRCFQAIRGGTP; this is translated from the coding sequence ATGTCGCCAACCCCACCCGCCACCCTCTCCGACTGGCTGCCCACCCCGCAGGCCGCCCAGCTGCTCGGTATCAGTCACAGCACCCTCAAGCGCTACGCCAGCCGCGATCGGCTGCTTGAGGAGGGCACCCACTTCCGCCGCGGCCCGCACGCCAATACGCCGCTGCTCTGGCACGTGCCCCGCTGCTTCCAGGCGATTCGGGGCGGCACGCCCTGA
- a CDS encoding DUF389 domain-containing protein, protein MGISTSSSQDARLEALRREFEHEAGFNQVFVVLTVGATLIATLGLLANSPGVVIGAMVVAPWILPLQAMAYEILRGRLPMFLRALRTLLLGVGLCVLLAMTVSATAALPSFGSEVISRTSPNLLDLGVALVAGAVAMYAKLRREAISALAGLAIAVALVPPMCVVGILLASSSWPLAYGALLLFTTNLLGILVGAMVALGALEQVYRQRLINSRLGLTSVALTALLVIPLGSSFLRLVQQSRQDLKAQQLEVTIEQRLRSSTITLGGDPAIDLVDLSIDWQQNPPLIRARVRVTDPDLPTSAQVAAVQDFINSSQAPRRYRLVVERTAVELIGPETAPNPAELEVRTSPGVPPPPPLPPLPPLPQEDAPAPP, encoded by the coding sequence GTGGGCATCAGCACGTCGTCCTCACAGGACGCCCGGCTCGAGGCGCTGAGGAGGGAGTTCGAGCATGAGGCCGGCTTCAATCAGGTGTTCGTGGTGCTCACGGTGGGGGCCACCCTGATCGCCACCCTCGGCCTGCTGGCCAACAGCCCCGGCGTGGTGATCGGCGCCATGGTGGTCGCCCCCTGGATCCTGCCCCTGCAGGCCATGGCCTACGAGATCCTCAGGGGACGCCTGCCGATGTTCCTGCGGGCCCTGCGCACCCTGCTGCTGGGGGTGGGGCTCTGCGTGCTGCTGGCGATGACGGTCAGTGCCACGGCGGCGCTTCCCAGCTTCGGCAGCGAGGTGATCAGCCGCACCAGTCCCAACCTCCTGGATCTGGGGGTGGCGCTGGTGGCCGGCGCGGTGGCGATGTACGCCAAGCTGCGCCGTGAGGCGATCTCGGCCCTGGCCGGTCTGGCGATCGCGGTGGCGCTGGTGCCGCCGATGTGTGTGGTGGGGATCCTGCTGGCCTCCTCCTCCTGGCCGCTCGCCTATGGCGCCCTGCTGCTGTTCACGACCAACCTGCTGGGGATCCTGGTGGGGGCGATGGTGGCGCTGGGGGCGCTGGAGCAGGTGTATCGGCAACGGCTGATCAACAGTCGGCTCGGCCTCACCAGCGTGGCCCTCACCGCCCTGCTGGTGATCCCGCTGGGCAGCAGCTTCCTGCGCCTGGTGCAGCAGTCCCGCCAGGATCTCAAGGCCCAGCAGCTCGAGGTCACCATCGAGCAGCGGCTGCGCAGCAGCACGATCACCCTCGGCGGCGATCCCGCCATCGATCTGGTGGATCTCAGCATCGACTGGCAGCAGAACCCGCCCCTGATCCGCGCACGGGTGCGGGTCACCGATCCGGATCTGCCCACCTCCGCTCAGGTGGCTGCGGTGCAGGACTTCATCAACAGCAGCCAGGCTCCGCGGCGTTACCGACTGGTGGTGGAGCGCACCGCCGTGGAGCTGATCGGTCCGGAAACCGCTCCCAATCCAGCGGAGCTCGAAGTGCGCACCTCCCCAGGGGTGCCTCCCCCGCCGCCGCTGCCGCCGTTGCCTCCCCTGCCGCAGGAGGACGCGCCGGCGCCTCCGTAG
- a CDS encoding AAA family ATPase produces the protein MDQVVTRVFVQSGQEVVPGQDIYEYSHNGKLCTVQAHIKGRIDYDDVLVRMGACSPGSISIRTRATSKPLDVLLEELYSLVGMESIKQDIQRQVDFLKIQAIRSAMGFPSTRLSHHMVFSGNPGTGKTTVARILSGIYREIGILSKGHLIETDRSGLVSGFLGQTALKTRERLDEALGGILFIDEAYSLCSANRSDSFGLEAIDTIVKYMEDNRGDLIVIVAGYEEEMRRFIASNPGLKSRFSNFLHFPDYSLDELQAMFNIFAARQNYKLCAGCVASLRKACEAIRSSTAVTSGNGRAVRNLFERAIINHASRVARLSLPSRYDLEYLGPEDISA, from the coding sequence ATGGATCAGGTGGTAACTAGGGTTTTTGTTCAAAGCGGACAAGAGGTTGTTCCAGGGCAGGACATCTACGAATATAGTCACAATGGCAAGCTTTGTACAGTCCAAGCGCATATTAAAGGGCGCATCGATTACGATGATGTGCTCGTTCGGATGGGCGCTTGTTCGCCAGGGTCCATATCAATACGAACCAGGGCGACGTCAAAGCCACTAGATGTGCTCTTGGAGGAGTTGTATTCCCTGGTGGGAATGGAGAGTATTAAGCAAGACATTCAAAGGCAAGTTGATTTTCTTAAGATTCAAGCCATCAGAAGCGCGATGGGTTTTCCATCCACGCGTCTATCTCATCATATGGTCTTCTCGGGAAATCCAGGAACTGGAAAAACGACAGTGGCCCGAATTCTTTCCGGGATTTATCGTGAAATCGGCATCCTCTCCAAGGGACACTTAATTGAAACCGATAGATCTGGACTTGTCTCTGGATTTTTGGGCCAGACAGCATTGAAAACCAGGGAGAGGCTGGATGAGGCGCTTGGCGGCATTCTATTCATAGATGAAGCATATTCACTGTGCTCTGCAAATCGATCTGATTCATTTGGGTTGGAGGCCATAGACACTATTGTCAAGTACATGGAAGATAACAGGGGCGACCTAATTGTGATTGTCGCTGGCTACGAAGAAGAAATGAGAAGATTTATCGCTTCAAATCCCGGGCTGAAATCTCGTTTCAGCAATTTCTTGCACTTCCCTGATTATAGCCTAGATGAGTTGCAGGCAATGTTTAATATCTTCGCAGCCAGGCAAAACTATAAGCTATGCGCTGGCTGTGTTGCCAGCCTTCGTAAAGCATGTGAGGCAATTCGCTCAAGTACCGCTGTGACGTCCGGTAACGGTCGAGCAGTCAGGAATCTCTTTGAGAGGGCCATAATTAACCATGCGTCAAGAGTTGCGCGCCTAAGCTTGCCTAGCCGCTATGATTTAGAGTATTTAGGGCCTGAAGATATTTCGGCTTGA
- a CDS encoding diguanylate cyclase domain-containing protein, which produces MRAEAELNSTLELFSPEARQRLDDFKRIADLAGRDLMVSDALQGHFVDCNDAAAMHLGYSRDELLRLNPEALQADPDHDARWVAERRAALVAAGGGAFLTRHRCKNGAIQDVWISHSVLTLDGRLLLLSVVADRTLEQRTIHRLEESIALFNDGEALSGIGTWEFRFDDGSMRWSPQVHRLCKTDAASYTPTLWGYSTLVHPDDRPRWRRDFQQAVNRGDPLLSRHRLAFLDGSETRVEVRGEVLVDDDGRPERVVATVCDVSLAESARQQVEELRHHDPLTGLPNKEASLQELRQRLGGRDYGQSLAVLSLDIDGFQEINDSFGPELGDQLLQRIAVQLGLILGPRAWLARLSSDEFLVVQQDEIRSLGDAMALARRIEQLWTEQPPLVPQLRLNPSLCIGIASYPEHAQDAQSLLQCANTALTQAKRLGRGQICAYSSTLSRQIRERLELDGELAQALDGQQLRLMIQPQVHKSGTLIGGEVLLRWTNRRGISIPPSQFIPLAEQSGLIVPISQWTLERLLERLKLWEQSALPLPRLALNISPRQLELPSRHFVGGLLDTLRAFSLPPEQLELEITESVLLRNPLLAREQLIALADQGFRISIDDFGTGYSSLELLRSLPVHRLKIDRTFVSSIVESPEDQAIVRATITLAHGLGMECIAEGVETAEQSACLEQLGCDFYQGYLYSRPLEMEAFEALLRQSGDEPGGQSPIRLEPATGQRDDHAHAALDRPPSITAQLRLLRTALDQGQDEFLLLRAERGVNGAVEDFLILDANQPACEYLHQERHAVVGQMLLAIFPQVKVNGLFQIYLEALQRGKTIVLENYAYADHDVFQEDRVYDITISPVQDCLVLSWRDVTGRSQSSRNFADAAALYRLLAENIVEVVVLLDRDQAIRWVSPSLQQMTGWTPLQWNGRTFPELFASFEQSDAGAPTPVDLRQWMAGFGPIRQGRLQLLQPEGRWGWIELSVRRLQGVGRRRFEGALRGGDGSEPINLQDGFVITLNPVDGQVLQEQRLLRQATTDPLTGLASRAAILDWLQGRLAGGRAEHAQQLALLFCDFDNFKGINDTHGHAAGDLVLTTTADRIRATIRQNDRAGRLGGDEFLVLLDDLPSLEKAMVVAEKLQNATATPIPYGDGLIDVSLSIGVASHGAGEDADLFVRRADRAMFAAKAAGRNQVVAL; this is translated from the coding sequence ATGAGGGCCGAGGCTGAGCTCAATTCGACGCTGGAATTGTTCAGTCCGGAAGCCAGGCAGAGGCTGGACGATTTCAAGCGGATCGCTGATCTGGCCGGTCGTGATCTGATGGTGTCCGATGCCCTCCAGGGGCATTTTGTCGACTGCAATGATGCTGCCGCGATGCATCTGGGCTACAGCCGCGACGAGCTGCTGCGCCTCAATCCGGAAGCGCTGCAGGCCGATCCGGATCACGATGCCAGATGGGTGGCCGAGCGCCGGGCGGCCCTGGTGGCCGCGGGCGGCGGTGCCTTCCTGACCCGCCATCGCTGCAAGAACGGCGCCATTCAGGATGTCTGGATCTCCCATTCGGTGCTGACGCTGGATGGGCGCCTGCTGCTCCTCAGCGTCGTGGCCGATCGCACGCTTGAGCAGCGCACGATCCACCGGCTGGAGGAGAGCATCGCTCTCTTCAACGATGGCGAAGCCCTGAGTGGCATCGGCACCTGGGAGTTCCGCTTCGACGACGGCAGCATGCGCTGGTCACCGCAGGTGCATCGCCTCTGCAAGACCGATGCGGCCTCCTACACCCCCACCCTCTGGGGCTACAGCACCCTGGTGCATCCCGACGACCGGCCGCGCTGGCGCCGCGATTTCCAGCAGGCCGTCAATCGCGGCGATCCGCTCCTCTCCAGGCATCGCCTCGCCTTCCTCGACGGTTCCGAGACCCGGGTGGAGGTGCGCGGCGAGGTGCTCGTCGATGACGATGGCCGGCCCGAGCGTGTGGTCGCCACCGTCTGCGATGTCAGCCTGGCCGAGTCGGCCCGGCAGCAGGTCGAGGAGCTGCGTCACCACGACCCCCTCACCGGCCTGCCCAACAAGGAGGCCTCGCTGCAGGAGCTGCGCCAGCGGCTGGGAGGCCGCGACTACGGCCAGTCCCTGGCGGTGCTCAGCCTCGACATCGACGGTTTCCAGGAGATCAACGACAGCTTCGGACCGGAGCTGGGCGATCAGCTGCTGCAGCGCATCGCGGTGCAGCTGGGGTTGATCCTGGGGCCGCGGGCCTGGCTGGCGCGGCTGAGCAGCGATGAGTTCCTGGTGGTGCAGCAGGACGAGATCCGCTCCCTCGGCGATGCGATGGCGCTGGCCCGTCGCATCGAACAGCTGTGGACCGAGCAGCCGCCGCTGGTGCCGCAGTTGCGGCTCAATCCCAGTCTCTGCATCGGCATCGCCTCCTATCCCGAACACGCCCAGGACGCCCAGTCCCTGCTGCAGTGCGCCAACACGGCTCTGACGCAGGCCAAGCGCCTCGGCCGCGGCCAGATCTGCGCCTACTCCAGCACCCTCAGCCGTCAGATCCGCGAGCGCCTCGAACTCGACGGTGAATTGGCGCAGGCCCTCGACGGCCAGCAGCTGCGCCTGATGATCCAGCCCCAGGTGCACAAGTCGGGCACGCTGATCGGCGGTGAGGTGCTGCTGCGCTGGACCAACCGCCGCGGCATCAGCATCCCCCCGTCCCAGTTCATTCCCCTGGCCGAGCAGAGCGGCCTGATCGTGCCGATCAGCCAGTGGACCCTGGAGCGGTTGCTGGAGCGACTGAAGCTCTGGGAGCAGAGCGCCCTGCCCCTGCCGCGTCTGGCGCTGAACATCTCCCCGCGCCAGCTGGAGCTGCCGAGCCGTCATTTCGTGGGGGGGCTGCTGGACACGCTGCGCGCCTTTTCGCTGCCCCCGGAGCAGCTGGAGCTGGAGATCACCGAATCGGTGCTGCTGCGCAATCCGCTCCTGGCGCGGGAGCAGTTGATCGCGCTGGCGGATCAGGGCTTCCGGATCTCCATTGATGATTTCGGCACCGGCTATTCCTCCCTCGAGCTGTTGCGCAGCCTGCCGGTGCATCGGCTGAAGATCGATCGCACTTTCGTGAGCTCGATCGTCGAATCCCCGGAGGATCAGGCGATCGTGCGGGCCACGATCACCCTGGCTCACGGCCTGGGAATGGAGTGCATCGCCGAAGGGGTCGAGACCGCTGAGCAGAGTGCCTGCCTGGAGCAGCTTGGCTGTGATTTCTACCAGGGGTATCTCTACAGCCGTCCGCTGGAGATGGAGGCCTTTGAGGCCCTGCTGCGTCAGTCCGGGGACGAGCCTGGCGGCCAGTCCCCGATCCGCCTGGAGCCTGCCACGGGACAGCGCGATGACCACGCGCACGCTGCGCTCGACCGCCCACCGAGCATCACCGCCCAGCTGCGGCTGCTGCGCACCGCGCTGGATCAGGGCCAGGATGAGTTCCTGCTGCTGCGCGCCGAGCGGGGGGTGAATGGCGCGGTCGAGGACTTTCTGATTCTGGATGCCAATCAGCCCGCCTGTGAGTACCTGCACCAGGAGCGTCATGCCGTCGTGGGGCAGATGCTGCTGGCGATCTTCCCGCAGGTGAAGGTGAATGGTCTGTTCCAGATCTATCTGGAGGCGCTGCAGCGTGGCAAGACCATCGTTCTGGAGAACTATGCCTATGCCGATCACGATGTCTTCCAGGAAGACCGTGTCTATGACATCACGATCTCACCGGTTCAGGATTGTCTGGTGCTCAGCTGGCGCGATGTCACCGGGCGTTCGCAGAGTTCGCGCAATTTCGCCGATGCGGCCGCTCTTTACCGTCTGCTCGCCGAGAACATCGTCGAGGTGGTGGTCCTGCTCGATCGTGACCAGGCCATCCGCTGGGTGTCTCCCTCCCTGCAGCAGATGACCGGCTGGACGCCGCTGCAGTGGAACGGCCGCACCTTCCCCGAGCTGTTCGCCAGTTTCGAGCAGAGCGACGCGGGAGCCCCCACCCCGGTCGACCTGCGCCAGTGGATGGCGGGTTTCGGGCCGATCCGGCAGGGACGCCTGCAGCTGCTCCAGCCCGAGGGTCGCTGGGGCTGGATCGAACTGAGCGTGCGGCGCCTGCAGGGCGTGGGCCGGCGCCGTTTTGAGGGGGCCCTGCGCGGTGGCGATGGATCCGAGCCCATCAACCTGCAGGACGGCTTCGTGATCACCCTCAACCCGGTGGATGGCCAGGTGCTGCAGGAGCAGCGGCTCCTGCGGCAGGCCACCACCGATCCGCTCACCGGCCTGGCGAGTCGGGCGGCCATCCTCGACTGGCTGCAGGGACGCCTGGCCGGGGGGAGGGCGGAGCACGCCCAGCAGCTGGCCCTGCTGTTCTGTGATTTCGACAACTTCAAGGGCATCAACGACACCCACGGACACGCCGCCGGTGATCTGGTGCTCACCACCACGGCGGATCGCATCAGGGCGACCATCCGTCAGAACGATCGGGCCGGGCGGCTGGGGGGCGACGAATTCCTGGTGCTCCTCGATGACCTCCCCAGCCTTGAGAAGGCGATGGTGGTGGCTGAGAAGCTGCAGAACGCCACCGCGACGCCGATTCCCTACGGCGATGGGCTGATCGACGTGTCGCTCTCGATCGGCGTGGCCTCGCATGGCGCCGGTGAAGATGCCGATCTCTTTGTCCGCCGCGCTGACCGCGCCATGTTTGCCGCCAAGGCTGCCGGCCGCAATCAGGTGGTGGCCCTCTGA